From Quercus lobata isolate SW786 chromosome 1, ValleyOak3.0 Primary Assembly, whole genome shotgun sequence, one genomic window encodes:
- the LOC115986502 gene encoding transcription factor PCL1, producing the protein MLMKMSEYEFLGGQNGGGDEDRVTEWEVGLPGVDDLTPLSQLLISPELASAFSISPEPYRTAVEVNRASQTTFSTLRGVNHSTAKGSLFETTDPDPDQDQDPMVVEADENEITDRDGSGSDPKRSRKDDEGCVEIEVEEADSALRNNENDESSAAAAERAVKRPRLVWTPQLHKRFVDVVGHLGIKNAVPKTIMQLMNVEGLTRENVASHLQKYRLYLKRQQGGGGGGGGGGGLFSDGPSSTSTSTSDHLFASTTPLLPNYHMPTMMPQMLGHMGMPPMGHHHQYNMFQQQQQHSGNSNYQYGSHPITPNEN; encoded by the coding sequence ATGTTGATGAAGATGAGCGAGTACGAATTCTTGGGCGGCCAAAATGGCGGCGGCGATGAGGACAGAGTGACGGAGTGGGAGGTTGGGCTACCGGGCGTCGACGATTTGACGCCGTTATCGCAGCTGTTGATATCGCCGGAGCTGGCTTCGGCGTTCAGTATTTCGCCGGAACCCTATAGGACCGCCGTGGAAGTCAACCGCGCGTCGCAAACAACGTTCTCGACTCTCCGTGGGGTCAACCACTCGACGGCGAAGGGGTCGCTGTTCGAAACGACGGATCCTGACCCGGACCAGGACCAGGACCCGATGGTCGTGGAGGCGGACGAGAACGAGATTACCGATCGAGACGGGTCCGGGTCGGATCCGAAAAGATCGAGAAAAGACGACGAGGGTTGTGTGGAAATAGAAGTAGAAGAAGCCGATTCGGCACTCCGTAACAACGAGAACGACGAGTCGTCGGCGGCGGCGGCGGAGAGGGCGGTAAAACGGCCGCGTTTGGTTTGGACCCCACAGCTACACAAGCGATTCGTGGACGTGGTGGGCCACCTGGGTATCAAAAACGCGGTTCCGAAAACAATCATGCAGCTGATGAACGTGGAAGGCTTGACTCGCGAGAACGTCGCCAGTCATCTCCAGAAATATCGCCTCTACCTCAAGCGACAGCaaggcggcggcggcggcggcggcggaggAGGTGGGTTGTTTTCCGATGGGCCTTCGTCGACCTCCACTTCCACCTCCGATCATCTCTTCGCTTCCACTACTCCTCTCCTGCCTAATTATCACATGCCCACCATGATGCCTCAAATGCTCGGCCACATGGGTATGCCACCCATGGGTCATCATCATCAGTACAATATGTTCCAGCAGCAACAGCAACACTCTGGGAATAGTAATTATCAATATGGGTCTCATCCTATTACGCCTAATGAGAATTGA
- the LOC115986495 gene encoding pentatricopeptide repeat-containing protein At5g59600, whose product MVYVSSPLLYLLQGCNPLKPPIIYRSFQTSPDAYIKHIEMYAQDRALHSGKKLHAHLITTGFARLTHFAAKLIALYTVCGELSHARKLFDKIPTTNIHRWIALIGAYARCGFYQEALGVFREMQGQGLRPNKFVIPSILKACGHVLDRKSGEKVHGIVLKCSFESDAFVNSALIDMYSKCGQVEKAWHVYDGMVEKDLVALNAMVSGYAQHGFAKEALDLVKKMQALGVKPNVVTWNSLIAGFSQKGDQVMVSELFSLMYSNGVEPDVVSWTSVISGFVQNFRNDEAFAMFRKLLDHGFYPTSATISSLLPACATAANVKCGKEIHGYALVIGVENDIFVRSALVDMYSKCGFIAEARNLFYQMSEKNTVTWNSMIFGCANHGHCNEAIELFNQMEKEDGKKPDHLTFTAVLTACSHAGMVEFGQRLFHLMQEKYRIMPRLEHYACMVDLLGRAGKLAEAYDMIKGMPIEPDLFVWGALLGACRNHGNVDLAEVAAEHLSELEPDSVGNNLLLSSLYADAGSWGNVVRLKRIMKKRRLRKFPGCSWIEAS is encoded by the coding sequence ATGGTTTATGTTTCATCCCCACTTCTGTACCTATTGCAAGGATGCAACCCCTTAAAACCCCCAATCATCTACCGTTCATTTCAGACATCACCCGATGCATACATTAAACACATTGAGATGTACGCTCAAGATCGAGCGTTGCACTCAGGAAAAAAACTACATGCCCACCTGATCACAACCGGCTTTGCTCGTTTAACCCATTTTGCCGCCAAGCTCATAGCCCTCTACACGGTTTGTGGAGAACTATCCCATGCACGCAAGCTGTTCGACAAAATTCCCACAACAAATATACACCGTTGGATCGCCCTTATCGGAGCCTATGCTCGGTGCGGCTTTTACCAGGAGGCTCTGGGTGTGTTCCGTGAGATGCAAGGACAAGGGTTGAGACCAAACAAGTTTGTCATTCCCAGCATTCTCAAAGCCTGTGGTCATGTCTTGGACCGAAAATCCGGGGAGAAAGTACATGGGATAGTTTTGAAGTGTTCATTTGAATCTGATGCTTTTGTGAATAGTGCATTGATTGATATGTACTCGAAATGTGGCCAAGTTGAAAAGGCGTGGCACGTATATGATGGAATGGTTGAAAAGGATTTGGTGGCATTGAATGCTATGGTTTCGGGCTATGCTCAACATGGGTTTGCCAAAGAAGCATTGGATTTGGTGAAAAAGATGCAAGCTTTAGGAGTGAAGCCTAATGTAGTGACTTGGAATAGCTTAATTGCAGGGTTTTCACAAAAGGGTGATCAAGTAATGGTATCTGAACTGTTTAGTTTGATGTATAGCAATGGGGTTGAACCTGATGTGGTATCTTGGACTTCAGTTATATCAGGATTTGTGCAGAATTTCCGTAATGATGAGGCATTTGCTATGTTTAGAAAGTTATTGGATCATGGGTTTTATCCGACTTCTGCTACAATAAGTAGTCTCTTACCTGCTTGTGCAACTGCGGCTAATGTAAAGTGCGGGAAGGAGATTCATGGGTATGCATTGGTGATTGGAGTtgagaatgatatatttgtaaggaGTGCTCTTGTTGACATGTACTCAAAATGTGGATTTATAGCTGAAGCAAGGAATTTGTTCTATCAGATGTCTGAGAAGAACACAGTTACTTGGAATTCAATGATATTTGGGTGCGCAAATCATGGGCACTGCAATGAAGCAATTGAGCTGTTCAATCAGATGGAGAAGGAAGATGGAAAGAAGCCTGATCACCTGACTTTCACAGCAGTTCTAACTGCTTGTAGCCATGCAGGGATGGTTGAATTTGGACAGAGACTGTTCCACTTGATGCAAGAAAAATACAGGATTATGCCAAGACTTGAGCATTATGCATGCATGGTGGATCTTCTTGGTAGAGCTGGAAAACTTGCTGAAGCTTATGATATGATTAAGGGAATGCCCATTGAGCCTGATTTATTTGTATGGGGTGCATTACTAGGGGCATGCAGGAATCATGGGAATGTAGATCTTGCTGAAGTAGCAGCTGAGCATTTGTCAGAGCTTGAGCCTGACAGTGTAGGAAACAATTTGCTACTGTCAAGTTTGTATGCTGATGCTGGAAGTTGGGGGAATGTTGTCAGGTTGAAGAGAATAATGAAGAAACGGAGGTTAAGAAAATTTCCCGGGTGCAGTTGGATAGAGGCCAGCTGA